One region of Fragaria vesca subsp. vesca linkage group LG4, FraVesHawaii_1.0, whole genome shotgun sequence genomic DNA includes:
- the LOC101304280 gene encoding receptor-like protein kinase FERONIA-like codes for MVIDCGPSSTTLSNKVGFLKPVSPLSTADDESNDGASSHIPGPILFQTDYTYVCIVPPGPKIIQFQFYPPSLGSTNESKALFTISAGKYTLLKTSASSCSIGSQGQIQHAIREFYINVDDGRLNVTFTPSSTPGAYAFVNKIKVVPVPTSLYVRGNDEDPLQIRLLGHNPNDQQLYILNNSRALETMYRVNIGGPFISPDLDGSEMMRTWSTDKSYMSINEEVDTDILQSKIKIKYSAEVPAYTAPVKVYTTTRASYVNGGNTSWSFPLDPGFYYLIRLHFCEINKKIKLGERVFKVYINYQTAEGHADVFEWSNGAGFPVHRDYVVDYASGHSNSTQNLVVAIEGINSELDDHQGILNGLEIFKISDKNNNLAGAHPFGFEVDQYRNIPTLTATLFRRIIVTLLAILLGVMVLTVVFHFIRFRLGRTWVKQSFLPWHYSSDQYYCQKFSLTEMKSATNNFCQAFQIGSGGFGNVYKGYIGGGVYTVDTVAIKRANPTSKQGLHEFQTEITMLSKLRHRHLVSLIGYCKEDKEMILVYDYMAQGTLRDHLYGNPRKPPLPWKLRVKICIGAARGLHYLHTGANEKIIHRDVKSSNILLDRNLVAKVSDFGLSKVGPNPNMMSSDTAHSSNDDTPHVSTAVKGSFGYLDPEYYRRQKLTEKSDVYSFGVVLFEVVCARPAVMSIVQNGEPEHVNLSEWALQHYNPGQGGKAIDQILDPSLQGKINPESLKTFTDIARQCLRDRGSERPTMGDVLWKLELALQQQERDDQVENTRTGTSFPMEGTWQTRPGLL; via the coding sequence ATGGTAATCGATTGTGGCCCCTCGTCAACAACTCTGTCAAACAAAGTTGGGTTTCTAAAGCCGGTGTCTCCACTATCCACAGCTGATGATGAGAGTAATGATGGAGCTTCTAGTCATATACCTGGACCTATTCTCTTTCAGACAGACTACACTTACGTCTGTATTGTCCCTCCAGGTCCCAAAATCATTCAATTTCAGTTCTATCCACCCTCACTGGGAAGCACAAACGAATCCAAGGCATTGTTTACCATCAGTGCTGGAAAGTACACTTTGTTAAAGACTTCAGCATCCTCCTGCTCTATAGGTTCTCAAGGTCAAATCCAGCATGCTATCAGAGAATTCTACATCAATGTAGATGATGGAAGACTAAACGTGACATTCACGCCATCATCAACTCCTGGTGCCTATGCATTTGTAAACAAGATCAAAGTTGTTCCAGTGCCAACAAGTCTTTATGTGCGAGGAAATGATGAAGATCCCCTTCAAATTCGTCTCCTTGGACATAATCCTAATGATCAACAACTTTACATCCTCAATAACTCAAGGGCTCTTGAGACCATGTACCGAGTCAACATAGGAGGACCTTTCATCTCTCCTGACCTAGATGGTTCAGAGATGATGCGCACCTGGTCCACAGACAAAAGCTATATGAGTATAAATGAAGAGGTTGATACAGACATTCTACAGTCAAAAATAAAAATCAAGTACAGCGCAGAGGTCCCAGCATACACTGCACCAGTAAAAGTCTACACCACAACCAGGGCTTCATATGTCAACGGTGGTAATACTAGCTGGTCATTCCCTCTTGATCCTGGATTCTATTACCTCATCAGATTACATTTCTGCGAGATCAATAAGAAGATCAAACTAGGTGAAAGAGTTTTTAAAGTCTACATCAACTATCAAACAGCTGAGGGCCATGCAGATGTGTTTGAGTGGAGCAATGGAGCTGGATTTCCAGTACATCGAGATTATGTGGTTGATTATGCTTCTGGACATAGCAATAGCACGCAGAATCTGGTGGTGGCAATAGAAGGCATCAACTCAGAACTTGATGATCATCAGGGAATCTTAAATGGGTTGGAAATTTTCAAAATATCAGACAAGAACAACAATCTTGCTGGGGCGCATCCATTCGGCTTTGAAGTTGATCAGTACCGAAATATTCCAACATTAACAGCTACACTCTTTCGCCGAATAATAGTTACACTCCTGGCTATTCTGTTAGGTGTCATGGTACTGACTGTGGTATTCCACTTCATACGCTTCCGCCTAGGAAGGACATGGGTTAAACAAAGCTTTCTGCCCTGGCATTATTCTTCAGACCAATATTATTGTCAGAAATTCTCACTCACTGAGATGAAGTCCGCAACAAACAACTTCTGTCAAGCTTTTCAGATTGGCAGTGGTGGATTTGGGAATGTCTACAAGGGTTACATAGGAGGTGGTGTCTACACTGTGGATACTGTTGCTATAAAGCGTGCAAATCCCACTTCTAAGCAAGGCTTACATGAATTCCAAACAGAAATCACCATGCTCTCCAAGCTACGCCACCGCCACTTGGTTTCTTTGATTGGCTACTGCAAAGAGGATAAGGAAATGATACTTGTCTACGACTATATGGCGCAAGGTACACTCCGTGATCATCTTTATGGTAATCCCCGGAAACCACCACTTCCTTGGAAGCTGAGAGTCAAGATATGTATAGGAGCAGCCAGAGGATTGCACTATCTCCACACAGGGGCAAACGAAAAAATCATTCACCGGGATGTGAAGTCAAGTAACATACTGTTGGACAGGAATTTGGTTGCAAAAGTTTCAGATTTTGGATTGTCGAAAGTTGGCCCCAACCCGAATATGATGAGTAGTGACACTGCACATTCATCAAATGATGACACTCCTCATGTTAGCACTGCAGTGAAGGGTAGTTTTGGATACTTGGACCCGGAATATTATCGAAGACAGAAACTGACTGAGAAATCAGATGTTTATTCATTTGGGGTGGTGTTGTTTGAAGTTGTGTGTGCTAGGCCAGCTGTGATGAGCATTGTACAAAATGGGGAGCCAGAACATGTAAACCTAAGTGAATGGGCACTACAACATTATAATCCTGGTCAGGGTGGGAAAGCAATTGATCAAATTCTAGACCCGTCTCTACAGGGAAAGATCAATCCCGAATCTCTGAAGACATTCACAGACATAGCAAGGCAATGTTTGAGAGATAGAGGAAGTGAGCGGCCAACGATGGGGGATGTGTTGTGGAAGTTGGAGCTGGCATTGCAGCAGCAAGAAAGAGATGATCAAGTAGAAAACACTCGAACCGGCACGAGTTTTCCAATGGAAGGAACTTGGCAGACCAGGCCTGGTCTGCTCTAG